A window from Physeter macrocephalus isolate SW-GA chromosome 11, ASM283717v5, whole genome shotgun sequence encodes these proteins:
- the FAM98B gene encoding LOW QUALITY PROTEIN: protein FAM98B (The sequence of the model RefSeq protein was modified relative to this genomic sequence to represent the inferred CDS: inserted 2 bases in 1 codon) → MRGPEPGPEATMEGDVLDTLEALGYKGPLLEEQALIKAAEGGLSSPEFSELCVWLGSQIKSLCNLEESITSAGKDDLESFQLEISGFLKEMACPYSVLVSGDIKDRLKKKDDCLKLLLFLSTELQALQILQNKKRKNSQLDKNSEIYQEVQAICDTLGIPKSATSDIPLMLNQVESKVKDILSQVQKNHVGKPLLKIDLNLEQAEQLERINDTLSCEYECRRRMLMKRLDVTVQSFGWSDRAKIKTDDIARIYQPKRYALSPKTTITLAHLLAAREDLSKIIRTSSGSSREKTACAINKVLMGRVPDRGGRPNEIEPPPPEMPPWQKRQEGGGRGGWGGGGGGGGRGGGGSGRGGWGGGGGWAGGGGXXXXXGDYGGRGGYGGRGGYGGRGYGDPYGGGGGGYRRY, encoded by the exons ATGAGAGGGCCGGAACCTGGTCCCGAAGCTACGATGGAGGGGGACGTGCTTGACACTCTAGAGGCGCTGGG GTATAAGGGGCCACTGTTAGAAGAGCAAGCCCTTATAAAGGCAGCAGAGGGTGGACTATCTTCACCTGAATTTTCAGAGCTCTGTGTTTGGTTAGGCTCTCAAATAAAATCACTGTGCAACTTGGAAGAAAGTATCACTTCAGCTG GGAAAGATGATCTAGAAAGCTTCCAGCTTGAGATaagtggctttttaaaagaaatggcaTGTCCATATTCTGTACTCGTATCAGGAGATATTAAAGACCGTTTAAAAAAGAAGGATGACTGTTTGAAACTTCTAT TATTTTTAAGTACAGAGCTTCAAGCTTTACAGATATTACAGAACAAGAAACGTAAAAATTCTCAATTAGATAAAAATAGTGAAATTTATCAGGAAGTTCAAGCTATCTGCGATACCCTTGGTATTCCCAAGTCAGCAACTTCTGACATTCCACTTATGCTGAACCAAGTGGAATCAAAg gTGAAAGATATTCTCTCACAAGTCCAGAAAAATCATGTGGGAAAACCACTGCTGAAAATTGATTTAAATCTGGAACAGGCG GAACAACTGGAAAGAATCAACGATACCCTTTCCTGTGAATATGAGTGCCGTCGGCGGATGTTGATGAAACGATTAGATGTAACGGTGCAGTCCTTTGGATGGTCTGATAGAGCAAAG ATAAAAACAGATGACATAGCAAGAATTTACCAGCCTAAGCGTTATGCTTTGTCACCCAAGACAACAATAACCTTGGCACATCTACTTGCTGCCCGTGAAGATCTATCCAAGATCATCAGGACAAGTAGTGGCTCCAGCCGGGAGAAGACAGCATGTGCCATTAATAAG GTGCTGATGGGAAGGGTGCCTGACAGGGGAGGACGGCCGAATGAAATTGAACCACCACCCCCTGAAATGCCCCCTTGGCAAAAGAGACAAGAAGGCGGCGGAAGGGGTGGTtggggtggtggaggtggaggtggaggtagaGGAGGTGGTGGGAGTGGAAGAGGcggttggggagggggaggggggtgggctggaggtggagg gNNNNNNNNNNNGGGAGATTATGGTGGAAGAGGGGGGTATGGAGGAAGAGGGGGCTATGGAGGAAGAGGTTATGGAGATCCATatggaggaggtggtggtggataTAGAAGATATTAA